The Lathyrus oleraceus cultivar Zhongwan6 chromosome 5, CAAS_Psat_ZW6_1.0, whole genome shotgun sequence genome includes the window TGGTTGGAaagatgatatgatgcataatTCGTTGGTTTCTGGGTGTATTAGAAATGGGAGATATGGGGAGGCGTTTAAAGTTATGAGCTTGGTGAAGCCCAATGTTGTTGCATTCACTAGTGTTCTGGTTAGTTGCTCTGAGAAATTGGATTTGGTTACAGGGAAACAAGTGCATTGTGTTGCGGTTCGTAGGGGTTTTACTTTTGATACCCAATTATGTAATGTACTGTTGGACATGTATGCAAAATGTGGGAAGATTTCACTTGCCCGCTCAGTGTTTGATGGAATTCGTCGAAAGGATGTGATTTCATGGACTTGTATGATTGATGCATATGGAAGAAATGGGTGTGGAAAGGAAGCTATCGAGCTCTTTTAGAGTATGAGGGAGGATGGGAGTGAGGTGTTGCCGAATTCTGTGACTTTTTTATCTGTTTTATCAGCTTGTGATCATTCTGGGATGGTGGAGGAAGGAAAAAAAATGTTTCAATATGATGAGAGAGAAATATGGCATTGACCCAGAACCGGAACACTATGCATGCTTCATAGATGTCTTAGGCCGAGCCGATAATATAGAAGAAGTATGGTCTGCTTATCAAAATATGATTAAGCAGGGTACTAAACCTACTGCAGGAGTATGGATAGCGGTGTTGAATGCTTGCAGTCTCAGTCAAGATTTTGAAAGAGGCGAGTTTGCCGCAAAGCATCTTTTGTTGTTGGATCCCGACAAAGCTAGCAATATTGTGCTTGTATCAAACTTTTATGCAGCCATTGGTAGGTGGGATTGTGTTGATGAACTGAGAAGCATAATGAGGACAAAAGGGTTGGTCAAGGAAGCTGGGAATAGCTGGATCGGCGAGGGCTTCAATGGACATGCTAGGTCACTATCTACTTGATTGTTCAGCTATACACCTGGAAAGTGAGAGCCTCACTCCTGTTGGGGTGATTTGATTTCTAGTAGAGTCAACCTGGAACTGGTTACATGAAAGAAAAGGAAGCAAGTCAACTGGTAAACGTCTGCTTCCCCATTCCTATAAAATTTCTCTCCTTGCTATTCTGTCATTTTATGTTTCACATTTTATGTATCTCTTGAGTTTCGGTAGCATATTTTTGGTATATATCGGCTAAGTCAAATGAATTTTCCGTAGGAAGAGATTTTCTCATGATGGATTTTgcttatgtttttttttcttccaaaAGTAGATAGGCTTAAATACTCCTAAAATTATCACTCACTTCTAAGCTGTAACTCTTCCGAGTTTCACTACTTAACATTGAGTGGCATGTTGTGGGAGACATATATTCCATTGTGCTGACAACTGCTTGACGCTGCTACTTGTTATCTGGCATGGCCCCCTATCCATGACCATGACCATGACCATGACCATGACCATGACCATGACCACTATCCCACTCCTATTTGAATAGTCTAATGAGACTGCTCTCAGGTATGTTCAACTCTAACCTAAACATTTAACCTTAATTTCCCTGTTATTTGACTTGGGCATTAGGGTGTAGTTATTCATTATAGATGTTGTTGATCATACACCAACCACTAAGTAGGAAATTCTTTGGCTTGACCAATTAAGCAAACAAACCACCCCCAAGTTTGCCTGGAAACATATCACACTTTTGATTTTTCTCttgttttttaatattttagTTTTATAGTTCCCAACCCTGGCCCCATCATTAACCTGAATAGAATCCATCTGATTCATTACATGCATGTATGACGAATGATGGATGTATTTTAGAATAATTTAGAATGATGGATGCACATTCATTTAGTTCCGTATTTTCTCCTGTGAGTGTGGCAGGAAAGTGTGCAAAATTTGAGCTTAAAGATCAAAACCAGACTTTTGTTAGGTTAGCAGAAGCCCGGAGAAAAGATGAATTTGCTTCTAAGTCTTCAGTGCTTCACACTAGATTTTCTATGCCTGTGCACTTTTGAGTTCAAGAATCTAAGTTTACAACTTCAGCGGCTTGGCACCCATAATCAATGTCTAAGCACCCGGAAAATGACTCTCTCACGAGTCATGAGACACCAGAGTTCCAGTGAAATTTGTACCTTCAAAAAGTAAAAGGGTTTTGAGATTAAAAATGTGAGTCCCGTGTGAAATGTAAACGGGAGGGAATCACAATCCCAAGACACTCAGACCTGCGAGTGTTACTAGGATTTCTTTTCTCCTATGGATTGTATGTATCTAACACCCAAAAAATCAATGCATGGGCATCCAAAAATTTGTAATTATGAAACTAAAGGTAGTACGAGTTTTTTTAGGAAGTATATGGAAAGTAAAGGAGAAAAACTCTCTTTGAATTATAGCCTTTATTTACTATCTTTCATGGGTTATAAAAGCCATAACATCATTGTAAAAACAACATTTTGAGAAGAAAAATCCAAAAGAGATTAGCCACCATTTACTTTTGGTGAGATTGTAATAACAACATTTGGATTCtcattgtcatacggtgaactgacttggggtattttgctttttatcgcaatgtcgcggatagcaagagtcgccaccgacttttcttttatccaataaggaaagatggaaaagaacaggaaagacctcaatagattttgggttcgggaggtacattatacaaagggaaggtattagcaccctttgtatccatggttatccatgggctcttaattgctggatcacttatgttatttttcttgtctgaaaaagtgcttgtgaacggcttagaaaatgttttgaaaagagagtttaactttgtaatgattctcgtatgaatgtatacaaagtggttatctcgtttagttttgaaagttgtttgaaaaaaatataactcagtaatgattctagtatgaatgtataccaagtggtgattttcccaaagaggttttgaaaggtgtggggtgttgaaaatattttaggttatgatccagcaattgagagttataccttcctaaggtcgttatgaacgtttcctatccttatgagggtaaaactgtccttactattgagaagtaagtaattttaccctttggatgtttaagggtcattgtagggtcatcgataggtcattgaaggcaacagttgtaaggataccttagcattcgaagggacgatcatcatttaaccgtaggctacaccgaagggtcatcgagggacaaaatcatatattcgaaggcaacatccgagggactatgatttattttaaagggacatgatgatttaatcgaagggtctttgctaagggtatccccacattcgcgggacatgaccgtaataccgtaatatcgtaaggcaataaagagaggtccaagatcacatatttagaggccgtattttacaatcgattaggtaattaggatgaatctccacattacaattaatacattaaaattaatacattaaaattaattaattaaaattaattaagcaatttagggcagctcttcacaagggtatcccacaaataaagtggaagacctaaacggcgatctttttctgggacatatgaacctttgcaaaattcagcaaacgggttagcataccaaatcagggtgcaatcgaggattacaccgcaaaagaaataCAACAGCAAAAATGTCATGCAAAATAATGTATGATGATAAGGGAACAGATCAGAGAAGCATAGCACAGAACAAACGAAATATAGGCTACTGTCCCattcgcctctgcctcgcctagcgaaggcctagcgaatattcgctacaggctcgcttagcgatgtgctagcgagcggctgcgggttttgaatttcagaacagtataatctcagcatgcggcaagtcttatggtattcaattacagaaataatatggtcaaacattcaggataggctggcatacttaaactcacatgcaaaacctcaaatatgtttatgaattcaattatgatatcacatgcaagttaagaacataaagcggtatcacatgcaaattaagaaaatgaagcgataatagtaatgcaaacctgtttgcaatcgaattgcaaccttgagttggcgagccggattgagttggacggaggtagctttgctgccgccggcttttccttcagggttttccatctgtgagcgctagggtttgcttgctagggttctcctttcgtcctttttcgttctccccttttcattactgaagtgctggtatttataatgctcttttttgtgacctaatgggctcagaatgaagcccggaattttctgttgtctgtcagcttcgctaggcgagctggtagcgaacgcgtagcgaacgttcgctaggcgagcgtgtggcgaacgttcgctaggcgagcgtgtggcgaacgttcgctaggcgagcgtgtagcgaacgcgtagcgaacaggccagtttaggccattttctggattgggccattcgtgagctgggcctttgttcctttaagatcagtgtcataaaaatgagtcggagtgccctgaaaaatgtcttgaaatattaacgggcaaattttggggtatgacagctgcccatgttcaatattcttgaaccgagagagtcag containing:
- the LOC127081954 gene encoding pentatricopeptide repeat-containing protein At5g66500, mitochondrial — protein: MIRTGVDSGTVPKTALLDMYSRHGSLDDSLKVFDEMLHRDVVAWNALLSCFLRCGQPHEAIGVLREMGRENVELSEFTLCSVLKSCASLKALELGRWCYSRQVHGLVVSLGRDLVVLSTALIDFYCSVGCVNHALNVFYSLNGWKDDMMHNSLVSGCIRNGRYGEAFKVMSLVKPNVVAFTSVLVSCSEKLDLVTGKQVHCVAVRRGFTFDTQLCNVLLDMYAKCGKISLARSVFDGIRRKDLVIILGWWRKEKKCFNMMREKYGIDPEPEHYACFIDVLGRADNIEEVWSAYQNMIKQGTKPTAGVWIAVLNACSLSQDFERGEFAAKHLLLLDPDKASNIVLVSNFYAAIGRWDCVDELRSIMRTKGLVKEAGNSWIGEGFNGHARSLST